Proteins from one Chroococcidiopsis sp. CCMEE 29 genomic window:
- a CDS encoding IS1 family transposase (programmed frameshift), which produces MQCPECNSTQIHKNGKRRGKQNHICVDCRRQFIEDYASAQGYSDEVKRDCLKMYVNGMGFGGIERVKGVHHTTVIYWLKQVGANLPDAYQPDRIPEVGELDELETFVGFEKNKIWLWTAVDHFRPGILAWVLGDHSGETFQPLRAIVGAGKCYFYVTDGWSVYPGLIADGDQIVSKTYMTRVEGENTRLRHYLARLHRKTLCYSNSEEMLRHSIRLLLHYLRFWDVPVPQ; this is translated from the exons ATGCAATGCCCTGAGTGCAACTCTACGCAGATTCACAAAAATGGCAAGAGAAGAGGGAAACAAAATCACATTTGTGTCGATTGCCGTCGTCAATTCATTGAGGATTATGCCTCCGCTCAAGGCTATTCAGATGAGGTCAAACGAGACTGCTTGAAGATGTACGTCAACGGCATGGGGTTTGGCGGCATTGAGCGAGTCAAAGGAGTGCATCACACCACGGTAATTTACTGGTTGAAGCAAGTCGGAGCGAACCTGCCTGATGCTTACCAACCCGATAGGATTCCGGAAGTTGGTGAACTCGATGAACTCGAAACGTTTGTCGGCT TCGAAAAAAACAAAATCTGGCTGTGGACAGCAGTTGACCACTTCCGACCAGGGATTTTAGCGTGGGTGTTGGGCGACCATAGTGGAGAAACATTTCAGCCATTGCGGGCAATCGTCGGAGCCGGGAAATGCTACTTCTATGTTACAGATGGCTGGAGTGTCTACCCAGGTTTGATTGCCGATGGCGACCAGATTGTCAGCAAGACCTACATGACGCGAGTGGAAGGTGAAAATACCCGCTTACGCCACTATTTAGCCCGGTTGCATCGCAAGACCCTTTGCTACTCCAACTCAGAAGAAATGCTGAGGCATTCGATTCGTTTGCTACTGCACTACTTGAGATTCTGGGATGTCCCTGTTCCTCAATGA
- a CDS encoding ATP-binding protein: MIISHISLKNWRNFRSVDVNLRNRVFLVGPNASGKSNFLDALRFLRDLAKDGGGLQKTVRDRGGLSKIRCLYARRYPDVEIEVHLSENELLGPTWKYSIGIKQRKGGQNEPILSYEKVWKDDEQLINRPDPEDDKDSLRLTQTYLEQINANAEFREISKFLESILYLHLVPQLLRYPEAFSGPGIQGDPFGRNFLERVIKTPEKTRRSRLKKIEDALRIAVPQLKQLTDVKDEMGIPHLEAVYEHWRPGAGKQREDQFSDGTLRLIGLLWSLLESDSLLLLEEPELSLNAGITAKLPSLIYRLQKTKKRQVMLSTHSADLLSDEGIGGEEVLLMTPTAEGTKVEVASSIQEISSLLDGGLTIADAALPRATPAQVDQLSLLR, translated from the coding sequence ATGATTATTTCTCACATAAGCTTGAAGAACTGGAGAAACTTTCGGTCAGTAGATGTCAATTTGAGAAATCGCGTTTTTCTTGTTGGTCCTAATGCCTCTGGTAAATCAAATTTTCTTGATGCTTTAAGATTCTTGCGGGATCTTGCTAAGGATGGAGGTGGATTACAGAAGACTGTAAGAGACCGAGGTGGGTTATCCAAAATCAGATGTCTGTATGCGAGAAGGTATCCAGACGTTGAGATAGAAGTGCATTTATCAGAAAACGAATTACTAGGACCTACTTGGAAATATAGTATTGGGATTAAACAAAGAAAAGGCGGGCAGAATGAACCCATTCTTTCTTATGAGAAAGTTTGGAAAGATGATGAGCAGTTAATAAACCGTCCAGATCCTGAAGATGATAAAGATAGCTTACGTTTAACGCAAACATACTTAGAACAGATTAATGCAAATGCAGAGTTTAGAGAGATTTCAAAATTTCTCGAGTCCATCCTATATCTTCATTTAGTACCTCAACTATTACGGTATCCTGAAGCCTTTAGTGGACCAGGAATTCAAGGTGATCCCTTTGGCAGAAACTTTCTGGAGCGAGTTATTAAGACTCCAGAAAAAACTCGCCGCTCTCGCTTAAAAAAAATTGAGGATGCCTTAAGGATTGCAGTTCCTCAGTTAAAGCAATTGACTGACGTTAAAGATGAAATGGGTATTCCTCATTTAGAAGCAGTCTATGAACACTGGCGACCTGGAGCAGGTAAACAGCGAGAAGATCAGTTTTCAGATGGAACATTACGTTTAATCGGTTTATTATGGTCACTTCTTGAAAGCGATTCTTTGCTGCTGCTTGAAGAACCTGAATTGTCTTTAAACGCTGGAATTACTGCTAAGTTACCTTCTTTAATCTATCGTCTACAGAAGACAAAAAAAAGACAAGTTATGCTGAGTACCCATAGTGCTGACTTGCTATCGGACGAAGGCATTGGAGGTGAAGAAGTTTTACTGATGACACCGACTGCTGAAGGTACGAAAGTTGAAGTAGCTTCCTCAATTCAAGAGATTAGCAGCCTCCTTGATGGCGGGCTTACTATTGCTGATGCAGCTTTACCTCGCGCAACACCTGCACAGGTTGACCAATTGAGCCTACTTAGATGA
- a CDS encoding DUF433 domain-containing protein codes for MNTSIVTTKQYIEEREGCYRLVGKRVSLDSIVYAFLSGMSPESIVQSFSALTLEEVYGAISFYLANRKAIDAYLAEGENIFETLRQQARETNSLLYRKLYSSQTEQV; via the coding sequence ATGAACACTTCAATCGTAACTACGAAGCAGTATATTGAAGAGCGAGAAGGCTGTTATCGGCTTGTAGGAAAGCGGGTCTCCCTGGATTCGATTGTTTATGCATTCCTAAGCGGGATGTCACCTGAAAGCATCGTTCAATCATTCTCAGCATTAACGCTAGAAGAGGTCTATGGGGCAATTAGCTTTTACCTTGCTAATCGCAAAGCCATCGATGCTTATCTAGCTGAGGGAGAGAATATTTTTGAAACACTGCGACAGCAAGCAAGGGAAACCAACTCTCTGCTCTATCGAAAGTTATACAGTAGCCAAACCGAGCAGGTATGA